From a region of the Nonlabens dokdonensis DSW-6 genome:
- a CDS encoding DUF2256 domain-containing protein, protein MKQKARNQHNLPTKVCPVCEREFTWRKKWEKNWETVKYCSKKCSGNK, encoded by the coding sequence ATGAAGCAAAAAGCACGCAATCAACATAATTTACCAACTAAAGTTTGTCCAGTATGTGAACGAGAGTTTACGTGGCGTAAGAAATGGGAAAAGAATTGGGAAACGGTAAAGTATTGCAGTAAAAAATGTAGTGGGAATAAATGA
- a CDS encoding DASH family cryptochrome — MSNLVWFRNDLRVTDNHSLKAACDKEGDVIAVYCFDPAFYKESDFGFDLDFKLPFTKTGKYRAQFILEALENLKVDLEEHGIPLLIYHNAPAVVFPDLIKEHQIKKIFLQKEWTCDELQQEEKLGEALEQAGLKDQVKGHRVYDQFLFHPDDVPFESFNQIPRVFTEFRKKCEKQSEIRDLVNIDDYKQELPKVEQTDLPSLKDLGLEEFEKDHRSAFPWKGGATAAWERLDHYFWETKKLQYYKKTRNGLIGTDYSSKFSAWLAIGSISAREIYWEVKHFEKEVKKNQDTYWLIFELIWRDFFKYVSLKHESDIFQLGGILKKDYEWKSSERELDKWINGETHERFVNANMKELAATGFMSNRGRQNVASYWSMHKEQDWRIGAAYFEHILIDYDVHSNYGNWMYNSGVGNDPRNRTFNIKSQADRYDSDGKYQNLWLQEELF; from the coding sequence ATGAGCAACCTAGTTTGGTTTAGAAACGATTTAAGAGTGACAGATAATCACAGTTTAAAAGCAGCTTGTGATAAAGAAGGCGATGTAATTGCTGTCTATTGTTTTGATCCTGCTTTTTATAAGGAAAGTGATTTTGGCTTTGATCTAGATTTCAAATTACCTTTTACAAAAACAGGTAAATATAGAGCACAATTTATACTTGAAGCTCTGGAAAATTTGAAGGTAGACTTAGAAGAACATGGTATTCCGTTACTTATTTATCATAATGCTCCAGCTGTTGTTTTCCCTGATTTAATTAAAGAACATCAAATAAAAAAAATCTTTTTACAAAAAGAATGGACATGTGATGAATTGCAACAAGAAGAAAAACTAGGAGAGGCTTTAGAACAAGCTGGACTTAAAGATCAGGTAAAAGGACATCGCGTGTACGATCAGTTTTTGTTTCATCCAGATGATGTTCCTTTTGAAAGTTTTAATCAGATTCCAAGAGTTTTTACAGAATTCCGTAAGAAGTGTGAGAAGCAGTCTGAGATTAGAGATTTAGTTAATATTGATGATTATAAGCAAGAATTACCAAAGGTAGAACAGACAGACCTTCCTTCTTTGAAAGATTTAGGACTGGAAGAATTTGAAAAAGATCACCGCAGCGCTTTTCCTTGGAAAGGTGGCGCGACTGCTGCCTGGGAACGACTGGATCATTACTTCTGGGAAACTAAAAAGCTGCAATACTATAAAAAAACCAGAAACGGATTAATCGGTACAGATTACAGTAGTAAGTTCAGTGCTTGGCTGGCTATAGGAAGTATTTCGGCACGAGAAATTTATTGGGAAGTTAAGCACTTTGAAAAAGAGGTTAAGAAAAATCAGGATACCTACTGGCTGATTTTTGAATTGATCTGGAGAGATTTCTTTAAGTATGTTTCACTAAAGCATGAAAGTGATATTTTCCAATTAGGCGGAATTCTTAAGAAAGATTACGAATGGAAATCTAGTGAGCGAGAGTTGGACAAATGGATCAATGGAGAAACGCACGAGAGATTTGTAAATGCTAATATGAAAGAGCTAGCTGCCACTGGTTTTATGAGCAATCGCGGTCGACAAAATGTAGCTAGTTATTGGTCCATGCATAAAGAGCAAGACTGGAGAATAGGTGCGGCCTATTTTGAGCACATTCTAATTGATTATGACGTGCATTCTAATTATGGAAACTGGATGTATAATAGTGGTGTAGGAAACGATCCTAGAAATAGAACCTTTAATATTAAATCTCAAGCAGATCGCTATGATAGCGATGGTAAATATCAGAATTTGTGGTTGCAGGAAGAATTGTTTTAA